One genomic segment of Occultella kanbiaonis includes these proteins:
- the carA gene encoding glutamine-hydrolyzing carbamoyl-phosphate synthase small subunit, with protein MTSSESAGHRAADAALLVLEDGTVMRGRAYGARGVTFGEIVFSTGMTGYQETLTDPSYHRQIVVMTAPHIGNTGVNDEDPESLKIWVAGFVVRDRARRASSWRSRRELEDELAAQGIVSISDVDTRALTRRLREEGVMRAGIFSGDALPTLPGTHGEAELLAQVLASPQMAGADLAREVSTPEPYVVEPAGAFAGREPLATVVAVDLGIKAMTPQRLSERGVRVHVVPSRSTIADLTALNPDGVFFSNGPGDPEASVHEVALLREVLDAGLPYFGICFGNQILGRALGYGTYKLGYGHRGLNQPVKDVTTGKVEITSHNHGFAVDAPIDGESIAPHDGGRYGRVIVSHIGLNDNVVEGLQCLDIPAFSVQYHPEAAAGPHDAAYLFDRFVDLITATPDRATTPQTQKDAN; from the coding sequence ATGACGTCCAGCGAGAGCGCCGGCCACCGGGCGGCGGACGCCGCCCTGCTCGTCCTCGAGGACGGCACCGTCATGCGCGGGCGCGCCTACGGCGCGCGGGGCGTCACGTTCGGCGAGATCGTCTTCTCCACCGGCATGACCGGCTACCAGGAGACCCTCACGGACCCCTCCTACCACCGCCAGATCGTCGTCATGACGGCCCCACACATCGGGAACACCGGCGTGAACGACGAGGACCCGGAGTCCCTGAAGATCTGGGTCGCCGGCTTCGTCGTGCGGGACCGGGCCCGCCGGGCGTCCAGCTGGCGTTCGCGCCGCGAGCTCGAGGACGAACTGGCCGCCCAGGGGATCGTCTCGATCAGTGACGTGGACACCCGCGCCCTGACCCGCCGCCTGCGCGAGGAGGGCGTGATGCGCGCCGGGATCTTCTCCGGCGACGCCCTGCCGACGCTGCCCGGGACCCACGGGGAGGCCGAGCTGCTCGCCCAGGTCCTGGCCAGCCCGCAGATGGCCGGCGCGGACCTCGCCCGCGAGGTCAGCACTCCCGAGCCCTACGTGGTGGAGCCGGCCGGCGCGTTCGCCGGCCGTGAGCCGCTCGCCACGGTGGTGGCCGTCGACCTCGGCATCAAGGCGATGACCCCGCAACGGCTGTCCGAGCGGGGTGTCCGGGTGCACGTGGTGCCCTCGCGCAGCACGATCGCCGACCTGACCGCGCTCAACCCGGACGGCGTATTCTTCTCCAACGGCCCCGGTGACCCCGAGGCCTCCGTGCACGAGGTGGCGCTGCTGCGTGAGGTCCTCGACGCCGGCCTGCCGTACTTCGGGATCTGCTTCGGCAACCAGATCCTCGGCCGGGCCCTCGGGTACGGCACCTACAAGCTCGGGTACGGCCACCGCGGCCTGAACCAGCCCGTCAAGGACGTCACCACCGGCAAGGTCGAGATCACCTCCCACAACCACGGGTTCGCCGTCGACGCGCCGATCGACGGCGAGTCGATCGCCCCGCACGACGGCGGCCGGTACGGGCGCGTGATCGTCTCCCACATCGGGTTGAACGACAACGTGGTGGAGGGCCTGCAGTGCCTCGACATCCCGGCGTTCTCCGTGCAGTACCACCCGGAGGCAGCAGCCGGGCCGCACGACGCCGCCTACCTCTTCGACCGGTTCGTCGACCTGATCACCGCCACGCCGGACCGGGCCACGACCCCGCAGACCCAGAAGGACGCCAACTGA
- a CDS encoding dihydroorotase, producing MTTYLIRAASVLGGERSDLYLADGVIAALGADAAAAATTANADRVDVVEIDASTLIALPGLVDLHTHLREPGREDAETVASGTRAAAVGGFTCVHAMANTDPVADTAGVVEQVWRLGEDAGWAQVRPVGAVTVGLRGEQLAELGAMADSAAAVRVFSDDGKCVDDPVLMRRALEYVKAFDGVVAQHAQEPRLTEGALMHEGVVSAELGLTGWPAVAEEAIIARDVLLAEHVGSRVHICHLSTAGSVDIVRWAKARGIDVTAEVTPHHLILTDEAVRGYDPQFKVNPPLRTAADVAAVRAGLADGTIDIVATDHAPHPDEDKDCEFAAAAMGMTGLETALSVVVAAMVDNPEYEFDWADVARTMSTTPAAIGRVAEQGRPLEVGEPANLVLVDPDATWTVDPAALRTASENTPFASDELPARVVATFWRGRATVLDGEPRARVDSRS from the coding sequence ATGACCACCTACCTGATCCGTGCCGCATCCGTGCTCGGGGGGGAGCGCTCCGACCTGTACCTGGCCGACGGCGTGATCGCCGCACTCGGTGCCGACGCGGCCGCGGCTGCGACCACGGCGAACGCCGACCGCGTGGACGTCGTCGAGATCGACGCGAGCACCTTGATCGCCCTGCCGGGCCTCGTCGACCTGCACACGCACCTGCGCGAACCAGGCCGCGAGGACGCCGAGACCGTCGCCTCCGGGACCCGCGCGGCCGCCGTCGGGGGGTTCACCTGCGTGCACGCGATGGCGAACACCGACCCCGTCGCGGACACCGCCGGCGTCGTGGAGCAGGTCTGGCGGCTCGGCGAGGATGCCGGCTGGGCGCAGGTGCGCCCGGTGGGTGCCGTGACGGTGGGCCTGCGCGGGGAGCAACTCGCCGAACTCGGCGCGATGGCAGACTCCGCCGCCGCGGTGCGGGTCTTCTCCGACGACGGCAAGTGCGTCGACGACCCGGTCCTGATGCGCCGGGCCCTGGAGTACGTGAAGGCGTTCGACGGTGTCGTCGCCCAGCACGCGCAGGAGCCGCGCCTGACCGAGGGCGCCCTCATGCACGAGGGTGTCGTCTCCGCGGAGCTGGGGCTGACCGGGTGGCCGGCCGTCGCGGAGGAGGCGATCATCGCCCGGGACGTCCTGCTCGCCGAGCACGTCGGCTCCCGGGTGCACATCTGCCACCTGTCGACGGCGGGCTCGGTGGACATCGTCCGCTGGGCGAAGGCCCGCGGGATCGATGTGACCGCCGAGGTCACCCCGCACCACCTGATCCTGACCGACGAGGCGGTCCGCGGCTACGACCCTCAGTTCAAGGTGAACCCCCCGCTGCGTACGGCCGCCGACGTCGCCGCCGTTCGGGCCGGCCTGGCCGACGGCACCATCGACATCGTCGCCACCGACCACGCGCCGCACCCGGACGAGGACAAGGACTGCGAGTTCGCCGCCGCGGCGATGGGCATGACCGGGCTGGAGACCGCACTGTCCGTGGTGGTCGCCGCGATGGTGGACAACCCGGAGTACGAGTTCGACTGGGCGGACGTGGCCCGCACCATGTCCACCACCCCCGCGGCCATCGGCCGGGTCGCCGAGCAGGGCCGGCCGCTCGAGGTCGGCGAGCCCGCGAACCTGGTCCTCGTGGACCCCGACGCCACCTGGACGGTCGACCCGGCGGCGCTGCGTACGGCCAGCGAGAACACCCCGTTCGCCTCCGACGAGCTCCCCGCCCGCGTGGTCGCCACGTTCTGGCGCGGCAGGGCAACAGTCCTCGACGGCGAACCCCGAGCGCGAGTGGACTCCCGCTCATGA
- a CDS encoding aspartate carbamoyltransferase catalytic subunit, giving the protein MRHLLSAADLSRAEAIEILDTTATMAATQSREIKKLPALRGLTVVNLFFEDSTRTRISFEAAAKRLSADVINFSAKGSSVSKGESLKDTALTLAAMGADAVVIRHQASGAPHRLATSGWVRTPVVNAGDGMHQHPTQALLDAFTMRRHLAGGGDAGTDGVGRDLAGAKVVIVGDVLHSRVARSNVDLLHTLGADVTLVAPPTLLPVGVHTWPCAVSYDLDATIADVRPDAIMMLRVQRERMSSAGGGFFPSPMEYSRRYGLDGTRLAALPEHCVVMHPGPMNRGLEISAKAADSPRSTIVEQVANGVAVRMAVLYLLLAGGTETEGSR; this is encoded by the coding sequence ATGAGGCACCTGCTCTCCGCCGCCGACCTCAGCCGCGCCGAGGCGATCGAGATCCTGGACACCACCGCCACGATGGCGGCCACGCAGTCCAGGGAGATCAAGAAGCTGCCGGCCCTGCGCGGGCTGACCGTGGTGAACCTCTTCTTCGAGGACTCCACCCGCACCCGGATCTCGTTCGAGGCGGCCGCCAAGCGGCTGTCCGCGGACGTCATCAACTTCTCCGCCAAGGGCTCCTCGGTGTCCAAGGGGGAGTCCCTCAAGGACACCGCCCTCACCCTCGCCGCGATGGGCGCGGACGCCGTCGTGATCCGGCATCAGGCCTCCGGTGCGCCGCACCGGCTGGCCACGTCCGGCTGGGTCCGTACCCCCGTGGTGAACGCCGGCGACGGCATGCACCAGCACCCCACCCAGGCGCTGCTCGACGCGTTCACGATGCGTCGCCACCTTGCCGGTGGCGGTGACGCGGGTACGGACGGCGTCGGTCGTGACCTGGCCGGCGCCAAGGTGGTCATCGTCGGGGACGTGCTGCACTCCCGGGTGGCCCGCTCGAACGTGGACCTGCTGCACACCCTCGGCGCGGACGTCACCCTCGTCGCGCCGCCCACCCTGCTGCCGGTGGGCGTGCACACCTGGCCGTGCGCGGTGTCCTACGACCTGGACGCCACCATCGCCGACGTCCGCCCGGACGCGATCATGATGCTGCGGGTCCAGCGCGAGCGGATGTCCAGCGCCGGCGGCGGCTTCTTCCCGTCGCCGATGGAGTACTCGCGCCGCTACGGGCTCGACGGCACGCGCCTGGCCGCGCTGCCCGAGCACTGCGTGGTGATGCACCCGGGGCCGATGAACCGTGGCCTGGAGATCTCCGCGAAGGCCGCCGACTCGCCCCGATCCACCATCGTCGAACAGGTCGCGAACGGCGTCGCCGTACGTATGGCCGTGTTGTACCTGCTGCTCGCCGGCGGCACCGAGACCGAAGGATCCCGATGA
- the pyrR gene encoding bifunctional pyr operon transcriptional regulator/uracil phosphoribosyltransferase PyrR: MTSGAPSTTVLSKNDISRALTRIAHEILERNKGGADLVLLGIPTRGAPLARRLGERILTAEGRPDAPLEDLVGTLDITMHRDDLRRNPTRALEPTRIPVGGLDEKVVVLVDDVLYSGRTIRAALDAISDLGRPRAVQLAVLVDRGHRELPIRADYIGKNLPTSRSERVSVRLTELDGTDSVVLSS, encoded by the coding sequence GTGACCTCTGGCGCCCCGAGCACGACCGTGCTCTCCAAGAACGACATCTCCCGGGCCTTGACCCGGATCGCTCACGAGATCCTCGAACGCAACAAGGGCGGGGCCGATCTGGTCCTCCTCGGGATCCCGACCAGAGGCGCGCCGCTGGCGCGGCGGCTTGGGGAGCGGATCCTCACGGCCGAGGGGCGCCCCGACGCCCCGCTCGAGGATCTCGTCGGCACCCTGGACATCACGATGCACCGCGACGACCTGCGCCGGAACCCGACCCGCGCGCTCGAACCCACTCGGATCCCCGTCGGCGGCCTGGACGAGAAGGTCGTCGTCCTCGTCGACGACGTGCTCTACTCCGGCCGCACCATCCGGGCCGCGCTCGACGCCATCTCCGACCTCGGCCGGCCCCGCGCCGTCCAGCTCGCGGTGCTCGTCGACCGCGGCCACCGGGAGCTGCCGATCCGCGCCGACTACATCGGCAAGAACCTGCCCACCTCGCGCAGCGAACGGGTCAGCGTCCGGCTCACCGAGCTCGACGGCACCGACTCGGTGGTGTTGTCCTCATGA